One Bacteroidota bacterium DNA segment encodes these proteins:
- a CDS encoding DinB family protein: MDFNLEKSLQLLERTPAVLKLLLNGLDDDWTKNNEGGDTWSPFDVVGHLLHGEITDWIPRLEKILNENGDKNFVPFDRFAQFKESEGKTLTQVLDEFVAARAHNLAILKSKNITVADYQKMGVHPVFGNVTLEQLLSTWTVHDLSHINQITRVMAKQYRTATGPWIEYLNVLNDRMS, from the coding sequence ATGGACTTTAACCTTGAAAAATCGCTGCAATTATTAGAGCGCACTCCCGCTGTGCTAAAGTTACTGTTAAACGGATTAGACGATGATTGGACAAAAAATAATGAGGGCGGAGATACATGGAGCCCGTTTGATGTGGTGGGACATTTGCTGCACGGTGAGATTACCGATTGGATACCGCGTTTGGAAAAAATATTGAACGAAAACGGCGATAAAAACTTTGTTCCGTTTGACCGTTTTGCCCAGTTTAAAGAGAGCGAGGGCAAAACCCTTACACAAGTACTGGATGAATTTGTTGCAGCACGAGCACATAACCTTGCTATTCTAAAAAGTAAAAATATAACAGTTGCAGATTATCAGAAAATGGGTGTACACCCTGTATTTGGTAACGTTACGCTTGAGCAATTGCTTAGTACTTGGACAGTGCACGATTTATCTCATATAAATCAAATTACAAGGGTGATGGCTAAGCAATACCGTACTGCTACAGGCCCTTGGATAGAATATCTGAATGTATTGAACGACCGAATGAGCTGA
- a CDS encoding transcriptional regulator, which produces MKPLLNGFDKAFENRTRLAIMSVLMVNSSVDFNTLKEMLDVTDGNLASHITALEKAGYVSVQKGFIGKKTNTTYAATQDGQKAFRNHLDSLENFIKNID; this is translated from the coding sequence ATGAAACCACTACTTAACGGATTTGATAAGGCGTTTGAGAACCGCACACGGCTGGCAATAATGAGCGTGCTGATGGTGAACAGCAGCGTTGACTTTAACACGTTGAAGGAAATGCTGGATGTTACCGACGGCAATCTTGCCAGCCACATTACTGCGCTTGAAAAAGCCGGCTACGTAAGCGTGCAAAAGGGTTTTATAGGTAAAAAAACTAATACCACTTATGCCGCCACCCAAGACGGCCAAAAGGCGTTTAGAAACCACCTTGACAGTCTTGAAAATTTTATAAAAAATATAGACTAA
- a CDS encoding DUF4173 domain-containing protein, whose translation MKTKDWFIIVGGVLFAYLFYKQAAGLNYLVYTLFVVAGLLLSNPKNITNKRWWLSIAALAVSLCSIVLYGSVVAWVAVLFSLLLIAGYSSNARASAVLNFIQSSLAVPLSVPNFFRQNHIAAENKRRATGKKTSSYGFVYIIIICIFILFVLLYSASSTAFSELLKQINFSFISFGWVMCALLGIFVSFALLKGRRFKFLDREETKWGLPLLAPLHPLEGEHAEKNTVENKAGTLLLVLLNILLLVVNSSDIAFLAGGVSANQNLNYSEMVHQGIGALIFSILIAVGIILYFFRGKLNFDEKAKTLQVLALVWMLQNLLLTATGAYKNLLYIDIEDGLTYKRVGVFFYLLLASIGLLFTAVKVYTKKPNWYLVRVNFTAFFIVLIASSPVDWDVVITSYNIKQAAQKNEDPDIEYLLRLSNRNLPLIEEWMNKAAADPKTLRQYKAWEYNSLAEKFTNKSVLFNEQYAQKGWQSWNLTDHNNYEYLKGLNYNKYFISLAGTETIDTLTTPINNGYGN comes from the coding sequence ATGAAAACAAAAGATTGGTTTATAATAGTTGGCGGAGTGTTGTTTGCATACCTGTTCTATAAACAGGCGGCAGGACTTAATTATTTAGTATATACCCTTTTTGTAGTGGCAGGCTTGCTACTGAGCAACCCTAAGAATATAACTAACAAACGCTGGTGGTTAAGCATCGCTGCCCTAGCAGTATCGCTTTGCAGCATAGTGTTGTATGGCAGTGTGGTGGCATGGGTAGCAGTTTTATTTTCGCTGTTATTAATAGCGGGCTACAGTAGCAATGCAAGAGCATCAGCAGTGCTTAACTTTATACAAAGCAGTCTAGCAGTCCCATTATCAGTACCCAATTTCTTCAGGCAAAATCACATAGCTGCTGAAAACAAACGACGAGCAACGGGCAAAAAAACAAGTTCGTACGGGTTTGTGTACATTATTATTATTTGCATATTTATATTGTTTGTGCTTCTATACAGTGCATCAAGTACTGCGTTTAGCGAATTATTAAAGCAGATTAATTTCAGCTTTATTTCATTTGGTTGGGTAATGTGCGCCTTGCTGGGCATCTTTGTTTCGTTTGCGCTACTAAAAGGCCGTCGTTTTAAATTCCTTGACCGTGAGGAAACCAAATGGGGGTTACCGCTACTTGCCCCACTTCATCCATTAGAGGGAGAGCATGCCGAAAAAAACACTGTTGAAAACAAAGCCGGCACACTTTTACTTGTCTTGCTAAACATACTATTACTGGTGGTAAACTCCTCGGATATTGCATTTTTGGCTGGCGGAGTCAGTGCCAATCAAAACCTTAATTATTCGGAAATGGTGCATCAGGGTATTGGAGCGTTAATATTCTCTATACTAATTGCAGTAGGTATTATTCTGTATTTCTTCAGGGGAAAATTAAATTTTGATGAAAAAGCAAAAACCTTGCAAGTACTTGCCCTCGTTTGGATGCTGCAAAACCTCTTACTAACAGCTACAGGAGCTTACAAAAACCTTTTATACATTGATATTGAAGACGGCCTGACTTACAAACGGGTGGGGGTTTTCTTTTATTTATTACTTGCTTCAATTGGGTTATTATTTACAGCCGTTAAAGTTTATACCAAAAAACCTAACTGGTATTTAGTACGGGTTAATTTTACCGCCTTTTTTATTGTGCTGATTGCCAGCAGTCCTGTTGATTGGGACGTTGTAATTACCAGCTATAATATTAAACAAGCGGCACAAAAAAATGAAGACCCCGACATAGAGTATTTGCTACGCCTATCTAACCGCAACCTGCCATTGATTGAAGAATGGATGAACAAGGCTGCCGCCGACCCAAAGACGTTGCGCCAATACAAAGCGTGGGAGTATAATAGCTTGGCCGAGAAATTCACTAATAAATCGGTTTTGTTTAATGAACAATACGCTCAAAAAGGCTGGCAATCGTGGAATTTGACCGACCACAATAACTATGAATATTTAAAGGGGCTGAATTACAACAAGTACTTTATTTCTTTAGCCGGAACCGAAACTATTGACACCCTAACAACCCCGATTAATAATGGATACGGCAATTAA
- a CDS encoding 2Fe-2S iron-sulfur cluster binding domain-containing protein, with protein MNSEITVYVLNDNGEKEPVVAPTDMALSLMEVLKGSGYPIEARCGGMALCATCHVEVLNDVPLTPENDDEMAMLDTVPNITPTSRLGCQIKITEEMDGLEVRILGDQ; from the coding sequence ATGAATAGCGAAATAACAGTTTACGTGCTGAACGATAATGGGGAAAAAGAACCCGTTGTTGCTCCCACGGATATGGCTCTTAGCTTGATGGAGGTTTTAAAAGGCAGCGGTTACCCCATTGAGGCTCGGTGTGGAGGCATGGCTCTTTGTGCTACCTGCCACGTTGAGGTGCTGAACGATGTGCCCCTTACTCCAGAAAACGACGATGAAATGGCCATGCTTGATACAGTGCCGAATATTACGCCTACCAGTCGTTTGGGCTGTCAAATAAAAATCACTGAGGAAATGGACGGTTTGGAAGTCCGTATTTTAGGTGACCAGTAA
- a CDS encoding NAD(P)/FAD-dependent oxidoreductase, which produces MITTDICIIGAGPVGLFAVFEAGLLKLRCHVMDVLPQVGGQLSEIYPKKPIYDIPGYPSILAQELIDNLMEQIAPFHPTFTLGERVEGLDKQEDGTFIVTTNEGTKVHAKAVCIAGGLGCFEPRKPALANIEQFEGKGITYMIKDPETYRGKKVVLAGGGDSALDWAIYLADVASELSLVHRNESFRGAPDSAQKVAQLAQAGKINLYLSSNITELNGNGVLKSLTIQDKDKTSYPVDIDYFIPLFGLSPKLGPIEAWGLNIDKQAIEVDTEKFETNVPGVFAIGDINTYPGKLKLILSGFHEAALMSHGAFRYMNPGKVLNLKYTTVNGIQSF; this is translated from the coding sequence ATGATAACGACCGATATATGTATAATAGGCGCGGGCCCTGTAGGCTTGTTCGCTGTTTTTGAGGCCGGCTTGCTGAAGCTTCGTTGCCATGTGATGGATGTGTTGCCACAAGTAGGCGGTCAGTTGAGTGAGATTTACCCCAAAAAACCCATTTACGATATTCCCGGCTACCCCAGTATCTTAGCACAAGAGCTGATTGATAACCTGATGGAGCAAATTGCGCCTTTTCATCCCACTTTTACATTGGGAGAAAGGGTTGAAGGACTTGACAAACAAGAAGACGGCACTTTTATAGTAACCACCAACGAGGGAACAAAAGTACACGCCAAAGCAGTTTGTATTGCCGGTGGATTGGGTTGTTTTGAACCCCGTAAACCCGCACTTGCTAACATTGAACAATTTGAAGGCAAGGGCATTACTTACATGATAAAAGACCCCGAAACGTACAGGGGCAAAAAGGTAGTTTTGGCAGGTGGCGGAGACAGTGCCTTGGATTGGGCCATTTACCTTGCCGATGTAGCTTCTGAACTATCGTTGGTACACCGTAACGAAAGCTTTAGGGGTGCACCTGATAGTGCTCAAAAAGTGGCTCAATTGGCTCAGGCTGGTAAAATTAACTTGTATCTAAGCAGTAACATCACAGAGTTGAACGGTAACGGCGTATTAAAAAGCCTCACGATACAAGATAAAGATAAAACCAGCTACCCTGTTGATATTGATTATTTTATCCCATTGTTTGGCCTTAGCCCTAAATTGGGGCCTATTGAGGCTTGGGGACTAAATATTGATAAACAGGCCATTGAGGTGGACACTGAAAAGTTTGAAACTAATGTGCCCGGTGTGTTTGCCATTGGTGATATCAATACCTACCCCGGCAAATTAAAGCTGATACTAAGCGGTTTCCACGAGGCGGCCTTAATGTCGCACGGTGCCTTCCGTTACATGAATCCCGGTAAGGTGTTAAACCTTAAATATACTACCGTAAACGGTATTCAATCTTTTTAA
- a CDS encoding PorV/PorQ family protein — MRFSLLILATLAASSLKAQVLPSFGNSRTGTTGMQFLKIAPDARSTGMAGSFVSVSDDLSALYWNPAALSRIDTAKYHVQAGNTLYYAGINMAWGAFAMRSGQQAFWGVNVMSLNTGEMDETTEYQPLGTGRKFSPSSFVISASYARILTSNFTFGMTGKYAREGMAGVAVNNVMFDLGLDYLIREVRNLRFAVTLTNFGINVQPSGKVSVLKNTGEQEITNFETLSVPTTFRLGASIDAVKAKNQVLRTSLQLNHPADNNETLALGLEYGIKNMLFIRTGYEIGQDEDGFPPIGVGYMLPRRFGKFSIDYSLNNKTRLGNVHRLTLGIRLK, encoded by the coding sequence ATGAGGTTTTCATTACTCATACTCGCAACATTAGCAGCCAGTTCGTTAAAAGCTCAGGTGCTGCCCTCGTTCGGTAATTCGCGCACCGGCACCACCGGTATGCAATTTTTAAAAATTGCCCCCGATGCCCGCAGCACAGGCATGGCCGGAAGCTTTGTTTCTGTATCTGATGACTTAAGCGCCTTGTATTGGAACCCTGCTGCTCTATCTCGCATTGATACTGCAAAGTATCACGTGCAAGCAGGCAATACATTGTACTATGCAGGTATAAATATGGCTTGGGGTGCATTTGCCATGCGCAGCGGCCAGCAAGCCTTTTGGGGTGTCAATGTAATGTCGCTGAATACGGGCGAGATGGATGAAACTACCGAATACCAACCGCTTGGAACGGGACGAAAGTTTTCACCATCAAGTTTTGTAATTAGTGCTTCGTATGCCCGTATCCTTACCAGCAACTTTACGTTTGGTATGACGGGTAAATACGCCCGCGAAGGAATGGCAGGTGTGGCGGTAAATAACGTAATGTTTGACTTAGGGCTTGATTATCTGATACGCGAAGTACGCAACCTGCGTTTTGCGGTTACCCTTACCAACTTTGGTATTAACGTACAACCCAGCGGAAAGGTGAGCGTATTGAAAAATACAGGTGAGCAGGAAATCACCAATTTTGAGACTCTTTCTGTACCCACTACGTTTCGATTAGGTGCTTCGATAGATGCTGTTAAAGCAAAAAACCAAGTATTGCGCACCTCGTTGCAGCTAAACCACCCTGCCGATAATAATGAAACCCTTGCGTTGGGACTTGAATATGGCATTAAAAATATGCTGTTTATCCGCACAGGATATGAAATAGGGCAGGACGAAGACGGTTTCCCCCCGATTGGTGTGGGCTATATGCTGCCCCGTCGTTTTGGTAAATTCAGCATTGATTACAGCTTAAACAATAAAACCCGCTTGGGCAATGTACACCGCCTGACGCTGGGAATACGATTGAAATAA